CAGATTTTTCGCGTACTGGCAGAATGATTCGAgcattatgttaatattttcatcaacTAATAATTTTGACGGCTGATTTTCCAGAATGTCCAAACGTATTAACCATATATCAATAGTGGCACCCAAACTCGGAAGATCAAAATAAGTCTGCATATGATTCACATACTCTAACATCATTTTGCGTATCTCTTCGAAATTCATACCTTGATCGCGAAATGCTTGAACGGCTTCAAAGCCAACAAAAATGGCCAGTTCTATGATTACTTTTTGTTGCTCTTTTTGATGTACTTTATGGACGTCACTTCGTTTCAATCTGGTATTGTGCAATTGATTATGATCCGAATCAGCGAAATGTTGCAGAGATCTTTTAATAAGGTGAGGTTTGCCGAatgattgattaattttttctctagCGCAAAAATCGTCGCTGAAGGACAAAGGCGCAAACACGTTACGCAAAGGACGAATTTCTAATATGTCGTTTTCCACAAAAACGTGTCCTTcctatttaagaaaaaaaaatgtgtgtgtgttgttaCGTCAtgcttaaatataaataaagagaaataaacattataagtaaaaacaaaacaatttcaaaGCAGCTCGTTTATCATATGATACTACTGACGATCCCATGTTCTTGACAAAAATTGATGACCGCAGAGCTGTGATACGATCTTTGTGAACATAGAAGCAAAGATCTGCTGCTTTCACCTCCGACGACTTTTCAGTGACACCTTTTGcgttatatttcaatatttcaaattcagACGATACAACCTGGTCATTTCTACGCAGGTTCAACTGCACCAATTTTCCGGAAACTTTCAGTGTTAATGATATCTGCTAATTGATTGacaattaagaaaagattTCATAACTCTCGAATAATGCTTTAAACGTTGTGCACAACAAGTAAAATACTACAGTAAGACACTCGTACCTCCTCTGCTCCTGTCAAGTTCCACATCGGCAGTAATGTTATTTCTACATCTTGCGTgatatattcgtttattttatttattaaaattattaatactaatttcAATATAAGAAACATGTTTACTTTGCGTAATTCACTTgtatatacttaaaaatatttaattaaaatttttttatatatattacaagctCTTATATACAGACGTTATGAAACTCTCATGTTCCTTAGATCGCGTATAAGGCACATACTAGTGTTTACAATTGGAAATATCATATATGTCGTGACAATTGTTGTGTACATTCTCTTTGCTGTGATTATACTTGTTTTTCTCTCTTAATTACTTTTGATAACGATATAGAAAGTGCAATTTATCGTTAATATGTCTgatttgtaacattattttaaaatgtgtgATTTTAATTGACAACAATTGggtttataaaagtttataattaagatcgattaaaaaattcatttacatatttattaaacacatAGTGATAAGAAAAGTTATGCGACAGCAAACATTGAAAGAAGCGAAACTCAGAAAAGCATTTTTGCTGTCAAGACGCGCGGAACGTTGCCTTATAAAACCGGTTGATATTAGGCTTGGTGGAAAGGAGACGCAAAACATATGTCCGCTCGTTTCTACAAATCGAAAGCCGAGCGCACACGAACACGTGACGTCAGCGGGCTCGGTTATGACTTAAGCCAGCGGATTACGGTACGTTTTTGCTTACTGGATTAATTGCAAGCTAGTAAGTTACTAAAAATACTGTATGCTGTATGGTGCATTTCTAGTATTTTACTAGTTTGCAATCAATCCAGTAAGCAATAAGGCTGAATTCCCACTGAGTGCGTCGCGTCACGCGTCATCCAATcaaaacacatattttatatgtgttgtataatatttattatacaacacatataaaatatgtgttttgATTGGATGACGCGTGACGCGACGCACTCAGTGGGAATTCAACCATAACGTACCGTGTGCCGCTGgctttatattcttacaccgtgaTCCTAACTTTAGACTTCAATCTAGGAACAATCGGTTTGGCTCGTTAGAttggtaatatttttaaattctcaaACAGTTCGTGAGTAAACGTCAGATTGTTAATGATTCAAATTGGAGTGCAACaaataaattgcttttaatgCTACTGGCTAGATCGTgcgtttaattttaagattatagacaaattaattattagtgtAAGAAAGGTGTGTATATTTtagtgtatatttttattaagtgaaCAAGTTGCAAGGTTTAAATAATGATTGGTTTGAAAAATCGATTGTTACAGTGTACTCATACATGTTTATAGTGTCAATGCAGTCCCAGACACTTATTTGACAATaatgacattaaaatatattcatatattcagttgtttataatatatgtatatatatttaaatacaacaaTGGATGCTGTAGGTTATGTTTTTTAACCATCATGGAAACAACTTGGTACTATacttattaatgtataaattgtgtctgttattttatcaattgtgTGAGGATGAATGgagaaacagaatataatgTCGCCACTAGGTATCGGACAGTTAGAAAGCATCTGGACAATTTGGGATACAAGCATGCTTTATCGTTAGATGCTTTACCTTTGATAGAGGCTTTACTGGCTGATCTTATTCAAACTACTGAcagttttaaacattttaaaactattgCTCAGGAGAACATTGAGGTATGTTTTAGGAATAGTGCTATTCCAATACAAGTTTTATCTGAATTTATGAAGAGAAACAACAGTTGAATATAGTTACCTAATTATTTGCCTAATTTCAAGACAAAGATTAATTATGAAGGAGACAATTTCTTgcatcataattttattaatgaacagtacaattgttaaaaatcatattgctaataattttgttcaatcatagaatcatttttaatgtttatccGATATACAACATGATAATATTGTGTGCTGTCTGCAGGAATGTAATCGGTTACAATTGACAGTTGATCCTTACAAGTGTGATAATACAAGATTAGTGCGGGAATGCAACCAGCTTCATGCAGATCTCTTAGAGGTTAAGGAAGTACATCAAAAGCAAGTCAGGGATCTCAAGAAGCAGATATATAAGGTAGAACATGAATGCAATGATCTGCAATTGGCATCCTCCCGTAACATACATAAGATAAAGGAGTTGGAGAAAGAATCAGCTGCCAAGTCTAAGAAAATATTGGAGCTTCAAGGCAAATGTTTAAAACCAACTATTCTTAATGCTGGACTTGGTAAGTCACTCtgttattttgttacaaatgtctatgtaaaatatttaatactatttatttaatatccttagttttaaataattatatatctatataaaatctttatagcTGCTAAAAAGCGTCCCTGTTTCCCCCTTCGAAGACCAGTTTTAGAAGCTGAACCAATGCCAAGACCAAGAAGCAATAGCTCGCTACCGAAATTAAACAGTGTAGAACCAAAGATAATGAATATAATGAGCATGGCAGATCATAAAATGAATTGTTTAAGTCAGGAGGTAACAAAATTACGAGGGGAGCTTTTATTACAAACTGAAACTGTAGAGACTCTTGAGAAACAGGTATACTAAGCATCAATTTGTTTGTACACATTTCTGGGATGTTTCTGTCATGCATGAAAATACTTGGTGTACCAATAAtcgttaatattttgcatgcTAAAAATCACATTGATGCATGGTAATGGTATTTTTAATACGTAAATGTTATCCATTAACAcattactataaaataaaacattttgtatagCTAACcacgaaagaaaaagaaataattcgaTTGAGAAAAATGTTGGAAGGTGGCCGTTCTTATGCTGCAGTTACCAAAGACTGCATCTGCAAGAAGATGGAAAAGAAATCTGGCGCTGTTCATGACATTATGGAATTGAATGAAGTGAGGACTCTTCAACAGGCCAAGTTAGAGTTGGAACAGCAACTAAAAGgcaagaattttaataatgtaaagagagattttgttattacataaatttttaacttgtatatgaacaatttatatatttaatttttctttaatgatgCAGAAGCTCTAAATAAACAACACGATGCCATGTCTCAGGCAATGAAATTAGCAACACGAAATGAGGAGctagaaaaagaattgaagGATATTGATCATGTTGCATTAGCTGTCGAAGCTGATTGCAACTCTACAGTCAAAGAAAATAACAGGAGAGTTTGTAGACTTCAGGTAAATGtaacgattttatttatatatattttcaaaattttcccGTTCTTACACTTATATACTTGTTCAGGAGAAGTTAGAAGACGTCATGACACAAGTACATATCCTAGAACGCGAATTAACCGTAGAACGTAGAGAGGTGCAGGAATTGAGAGCGGATTTAGAAGCATGCAGGCTTGAGAAACATAACATTCAACGCACTCTAGAATCTACATTAGATGAAAAGAAACAGATGTCCGATAGAATCAATCAACTAACAATCATTGGTATGTCGAAAttgtttaatcttttttttttcttaacagCCTGAACCAATTAATTTATGTCCAAAGTGATggttcaaaataatattacagaaaaaagtttaaatgaTGAAATAGAAAGACTGACTAAAACAAACGAATGCCAAAGGCAAGATATTAATCAGTTGCAAtctactaataaaatattagaacaaATGCGTATGAAGAATATTGTACAAACTAACGAAGGGGATAATCAAACACAGAGAAAAGTAAAGGGGGAAAAGAATGATCAGAATAAAGGGATAAaaacattgaagaaaaaaattggtaTTAATTTGCAAACTGATTTTTCGCGCAATTCAGTTAACTTTcaatatattagaataattatttttcaaagaatcgtgtaaaaattttattataggaCATAAAAAAcccgttttatatttttttagcatcCAAGAACCATAACagcgaaaaatatgaaataaatcatCATTCAATGGCAAAAGACGCAGAAgttaaaaaagatacaaacaATTTTGATATGCAAAAACAGATTGACGAAGcggatttaaaaattttgtctgtaagtagtttatttaaatagcgattgattttattaagaatatagTACCAAAAAGAGATATTTTCTATGCAGCTGCAACAGTCAATCCAGCGATTGGAGGCAGAACGAGATCATTACAGAAAAGAGTACATTAATTGTCGAGATGAGCAGCGCAGACTatcggataaaaataatgtaagaatAGAATCTAAAGAACCTATAagaaattgtacaaaatttatcagtttGTGATAAATTGCAGGCTGACTTGTGGACacgaatttatgaattaaaacgCGAGTTAGGCGATAAGGAGCAAGCTTTGAGCAAAGCACAACTGGAGAAGGAAGAATTTTATCACCAGAAGGAGGATCTCGAAGCACGATTGCAGACTTACAAGAATCAGCAGAGACAAACGTATGCTCCTTGCATACCTTGCAGCCTGTGCAAACCTGCCTGTATTTGTACCTGCGTGACCGGTTCACCGATCTCCACCGGAGACCTTAGCGCGACAAAGGTACTcgaagttatatataattcatagagatataaatattctgttcGCTCCAACTTGGATTATTGCGCAGACGATGTTTGAACGTCTGGAACGGGAACGAGACACTGCCAGGGCAGATGTGCAGCGACTGATAGAGGAGCGTGATGCGTTACGAGAAAGGCTTGAGGTGAGGTTAttcgatttataaattaagttaGCTAAAATATTACGTGTTGATTTTTTCGAcactttaattattctaataactCGATCTTAAACATCTCATTCGCAATTTTACTAACTATATGTGTCCAACAGCCACATGCGCGGCTAATATAATGTGAATATTAACTTATTGCTAATGCATTCCAACACTTGGATATGGCGATGTGTGTATCATGAGTGCATGATTGGGTAATGTCGGGATGTAGATGATGTCGGAAACGCACACAAGCGAACAGCTTCGCCTGAAGGAGAGTTTAGTCGAGGCGGAGAATCGATTGAAACGCGTGGAGAAAGAACGGCAAGACCTGTTGGTTACTCAGGGCACGAGGAGGGTGACGATAAACGGCCTCGAGGACCAGTTGGGCGACGTGCAGGAAGAGCTACACCGCACCAAGCAGGAATTAATGGCACAACGGACGCAATATTTCCAATTACggtaattacatttttccgagaattaaataatataatttcacagTGAATTTAGTCGGATGCACTAATGTGCGCTGGGCGCAGATTAAAGCCTGTTGTACATTTCATTCtatttctgtttaattgtaaaaactaATATAACTCAGCACACTTTGAAGAATCGAACATATATTCTATACTAAAGACAATCATggtaaaatgataattattctGAGCATCTAGCAGagattcaatttatttatatatatatacatatttttatatcaatttatgaTACTTAATGTACGCACTAGCGCGACCGATTAGTTTAttaatcttctttttattttgttttgttttgtcTTAGAACTCTGCAAGATCAAACGGATCAAGCACTTGGAGATGTGCAGGGCCAACTGTCGCAGGCAGAATCGGAGCTGAACAAGGCTATGGACCGCAATAAGAGTGTGGAACAACAACAGGCGCAGTCGAATGATCAAATCAAGGAATTGAAACAAGAAATTAACACTTTGCGCTCGAGCATGACACACTTGGATCAAGAGAAGGATCGATTGTTGGTGAGTGGATTATCGCAGCTATGCGTCGCTACTTCTTAATTATCAATGCGTAACAttgattatatttcattacttttGCAGGTGGCATTGGACGAGAAGACGGAGAAGATTGCCGCATTGGAGCGAGAACTAGTGCACAAGGATCAACAAGCGGACGGTATGCAGCAACAAATCCGCGACTTACAGCATAAAAACGAGTAAGTACATCTGCACTCATACACTATGTTCGATAACTCTTAAAACTAGTGGCACATAACTCTCGAAAACCTTCAGATCTTATGAATCGTAAGCAGTGTTACAATGAAGATAtagaatacaataaataaaaacacatataatagtAAGGCTCCATATGATAacaatcaagaaatataatagaagagccgtcgcaggatgttagtgctaaatttttaatttttcttaaagaaattaataaattagtccgcaagagacagttaaattgtacaccgatctcagatcgagatacctaaagtgtacgaaattttaagtacattGCTCTCATACATCGAGAAACTTAATGTacatataggaattattggaaagaaaggaagagagagagagaaaaatactatcaataaataaagtcTCGCTTAGCAATGCGAGAAAAACTGAGAAATAACTCGTGTGACATTATGTACATCAATTCACCATCATTCTATCGTTCTTCTCGACAGAAGGTTTGAACACATCGCGCACGTTTATcgctaacaataagtaaaaaaataaatgtacttaAATCCTACGAACGCTCGCGGCGAGACCTCACCGCGCTCGACCTATTGAGCCGCCTAGTTCGCCCTCGACTTAATATTGTCGTTGAGAAACCTGGCCAGCCCGACCGCGGGCGGCTGGCAGCCGTTCGGCGAGATCAGGCTGTTGCTCTCCAGCTCTTCCAGGGCCTCTTTCGAGCTGTCGGCGATCCTCTTGTAGCCAGGCCGGCACTCGCATCTGGCCTTCGGCCGCGGCTCGCTGCTCTGCCACAGGCGGCCGTTCCGCGGCGTTCTCTGAGCGACCAGCCACTCGCCGGCGGTGCACGGGCCCTGCGTGTACAGTTTGTAGCACGCCTTGCCGATCCTCACCGTGCCGGGCGCGCTCCCGcagtcgtcgccgtcgtcccTCGCGCACTCGCCGGCGTCCCTCATGACGCTCGTGCATCCGCACACGCCGTTGTAACTCACCCCGTCCAGGGACGGCCTCGCGTTGTAATCGTACAGCACCACCTGCCCGCTCGGACACGGCCCCCTCATGCCGATCCTGTAACAGGTCTTCTCCTGCGGGAAGTACAGCCTGCCGCGCTTGCACGGCACCGGAACACAGGCCGACGAGTTGACGAGCATGTAGCCGCTCTCGCAGGGCCCACGCGTGTGCAGCCGATAGCAAAGCCCGTTCTTGTACAACGCGTGGCCGGGCTTGCACACGCATCCGGCGCGCACGACGCCCTCCTGCGACGATCGGTCGTCCGTCGTCGTCACCGCGAAGTGATGTCCCTGCGGGCACGGCCCGATGCCGCCTGCGAATTTCGAAACAGAGGTGTAAGGATAATTTCGCAATTGTTATCGCGTTCGATTTTCCAAATGGCACAACGCCGGGGGCTTTCTATACCTAATTCATAGCACATCCCGCTCGGCTCGTGATAATGAGGTAGTTGAGAGTGACAGCCGCAGGCGCCGCCCGGCAGGAAGAGCTCCCCGGGCTCCGAGCACGGACCCTTGGTGTAATGCTCGTGGCAGCCGCCGCCGTTGCCCGGCCAGTGATACCTGCCCAGTTCGCCGCCCGTCGAGCACGAGCAGGCGGCCAGACCGTCCTCGCCCAGGACGAGGAGCTCGCCGCGCGGGCAGGGACCCCTGCTGAACCTCGGATAGCACTTGCCGTCCCTCGGCCAGTAGATCTCGCCCGGCTCGTCGCAGGCCTCGGGCTCGCGGCACGTCCCCCAGCGACGTTTCGCGCTGAAGACACGAAGTTCGTTGCTGATGAGCGTCGCCCGTGCGCTCGATTCGTCGGAATGGAAAGGAAAGCTCGATTACCTCGCTTTGCCGGGCGCGTCCGGAACCGGCGCGAAGAACTGACCCTTGGAGCAGGACGCTCTCGTGAATATCGGATGGCACAGGGCGTCCCTAGGCGATTGCGCGGTCCCCGGCGGACATCTGCACTCCGCTGTCgtcccgccgccgccggccgCCGGTCCGAGTTCCATGGTTTCCGGACACGGAGCGCCGATCTAGTGGAACACAGTCGCGCTCTTTTCAGAAATCGAAGCGGATCTCTCGAGGCCGACATTGTCAATCTCTCGTGCGCGAGATACCGACACAGTGatggaaaaagagaaaagaattgCCACCTGCCTGGAATATTTTGTAGCATTTTCCATCGGCCGGCCAGTACAGCAGTTGCCAACCGCGCGGCTGCGCGGCGCAGGGGTTGCTCGACGGATCGGCCCACGGCGGCGGCATTATCGCGGTCCTCGCGTCCACCGCTGACAGAAGGCAGATCGCACACCCTAAGAGAATCCGCATCGCGCTGAAAAAATTGCCGCGTCGATGAAATTGTTTCGCAGTGTAATGGAATAAAACGAAGTAAGAGATCGTCTCTCGGCTGTTAAAACGCATCGCAATTAATGAACCGTAAAAACGACGACAATTGCGAAATACGTTACCTTTCATCTTTCGCGCGCGCAGAAGCGATTTCACCGTGTTTGCGCGTCGCGAGGCGGAGAGCGCTTGAAAACGAGACCGTCGCGATGATGCGAAGTGTCGAATGCGAAGTGCGTGTGCCACTGCGCGCGTACACGCGAGTGGGACGAGCAGAAGTGCGCGCGACAGCGAGCGCAAAATGACCATACTTTCACTGTTTCGCTATGGCAATGGCATTGTCCCTGGCGGGCAGGGCTTAGGATGGCGACGTGTGCGCGGAATAAGAATAAAGCGTATAAATGCTCCCCGCGTCGCCGAAAGCAAAAggtcttttctcttttcttctttttcttcccccCCGCGATAACCGTCCGACCGTCAAATTGCGCGAGCCTCGATAGAATGCATATTTGTCGCGAATCTGTTTCAAGCAGGATATAATTTGGACGATATCTTTCGAATCTTCTCTGTTGAGTTTAAATTGCAGATATTCACGCGCGAAAACTTTGACAGCGGACTTGCACGCGTTGCTGAAAGAAACGCGACAACATCCCGgctcttccttttttttttttaagtcgAGGAAGTAATTAAACAGCGTGTGGTCTCGTCGGTATTTCAATGTTGTTGCCAGCCGAGCTTTCTTCCACGACTTTTCACcgcgattatatataaagtcgGGAATCTTATCTCTCGCGCCGCGtagtattttgtttcattatcgACACCGCGAGACTCGCTTCGCGATTGTCACTCTAATTGCTTAAACGCGATGATTTCTCCGATGCTGGTATGCCGAAGTAATCGAtaacacgaaaaaaaaaaaaaagattaccgCGATCGCGGAGGGCGTGCGATGCAGCTTTCCCGATAATTTgcacaatttcataaattgcGCGTCGTTTATAGAACACGGTGAGTCGTGTCTTGAAAGTAAACATATTACTGCGCTCCGCGCGCGGAATTAGACATTTCCGTTTCCTATCTAATTAACGCCACGCGTTGCTGAATCGGTTTGACCGCCGAGCGTGGAGAGAAGTGCGGGATTATCATTCGCGTGCCCCCGTCGCTCGCGAGATCTTTGATCAAAACGCTCGCAGGCGCGAACGCGGGCGTGTTCGTTGCACAATCGTCTAATTAGCGAGCATCCAGCGGGGGCGCGTTACGTCAGAACTTTCTCGTTTATGGAATTCCGATCTCCGTTAAGCACACGGAAACAAGCGGCGGGAAGATTTTATCTACCGGCGTTTCTCTCCTCGTCGAATTTCGAAGAGTTGGATTTTTTCAGTTATTAGATCGAGATTATCTCGCGGATCGAAATCTGCACTCGGAAACGGCGCAGTTTTCAATTCGCGAACGAGCGTCAGCCCGACTTCCTACTTGCAGCGTCGATTCCGAATGCGTGGGAAGCGCGAGCGCCTGTGCAAGCAGACGCGTGTCCGCGGATGCCGCGGATAATCGCGATCGTGGCGAGGTGCGAGATTCTCGGTGCACCGGCGTCGTGCACGTGGCGCTCGGTTATGTCCGATAAATTTCGGCGAGAAGGAAGGCACGCCAGAAATTCGAGGCGTCACTCTCGAATTGAAAGCCATCTCTGCCGTCGTGAATTCCTGTCGCCCGATGTGTTTTTATCGCTGCCTGCCTCGCGGCGATGACACTCGCCGTGGATATGCTAATACTTGAAGCTTATGCAACCTGGGAtacattgcataatttatgtatattcttctttctttattacGCGTTTACGGCCGTTGACAAAATTCCGTCGCCTTTCGCGCGCAACCGCGCCGCAATTTCGCGACGGCAAAACACTTTTGCTTTCGGCTCTTATTTCCGAGGACGTCGTGTAAAGTAATTCGTATGCGCCACCGgaatatgcatataaatatttagcgtAACGACCTGCGAAAGTGGGATAAAGAAATGATCGCGGCAGAAGTTGCATTGTTTATTTcagcttttaataatataatttcgcgTTTGCAGAATGAATTATAATACTTCGCCGTGACACTTTTGCGTACGCGCTTTATatcgcaattatttatttgtcatgATTTTATACTTTCTTTGCCAGATGCACTTTCTCCGTCTTCCGTGTCGTTAAATTGTAATAGCCAGTTATTATCCGAGTCACTCGTCTTACACGGGCGTGCACACGCGCCGCCGCCCGCATTCGCAGCTCGTGGAACTCTAGGATGTTTCGGGATCgctttgattataattaagaTCGCGCTTATATAACGACGCGTGTGCCTCGCGAGCGTGGCGGTGGACTTGTGTTTCCCCGCCGTAAAAAGAAAGTGCCTGCTAATACATCATAATCGATCGCAGAAATCACGCAATATAAACAACGCGGTCACGTAACATCGATCGATCGCGGCGATCCTTTGACCACCTCGGTGAGTGACGATAAATCTCGATAAATCTCTCTTAAACACCGATTCGCATTCCGATTCTAATTTTGAgataattctgtttttttttttttttttctctttgaatgttttataatttccttAAGTCTTCATTATGCAGGAGTTCCAGAAGACTCAAGGATATCACAGTGTTACAGTGAAAGGATCATTTTGAATATGTaacttttcgaaaaatctATCTTTAcgctcaaaaaaatatttcgctgatgtagttagatttctagatatcgcaacaagaatgtatcgctatttttcgtatctgtgaaaacattgtttgtcacatatagaatttatagcagtaatgttctagcaatagcatctgaaaaatttaggtaccattgctaaatgttattcattgcataatcgaacacgtgattgatcttatatagataggcgctttagagaaactttctttttaaagttcacaaacaatacagatatatattctgtttctgtcatctaaactgattaagtaattacatatgcaatatcacaacagttgctaatcatttatctgttttagttaattttttacacctagaaaattttagctattattgcaagatcatttttttgagtgtacgCGCTGTATATCATCGGCAAGCTTCAAAGTCACATgagctgttaaaaaaaaataaatctttcaagATCGACCGGCATTTgatgattaaaacttttgataCAGTGAAAGGATCATTTTGAACGTGCAACTTTTCGAAACATCCATCTTTACGCGACCGCTGTGTATCATGGATGGGTTTTAAAGTCATAgagctgttaaaaaaaaaaaaagaaatttctcaAGATACTCGTGATCGACTGCAATGTTCAAAAATCTATTTGCCTCGCTTTACATTATTCAATTCCAAGATTCGCGATTATCACATTATGCAGGAATTCCAGAAGACTCAAGGATATCACATCCTTTCGCAGATGACGATCGCGACTTCTGTTACAGTGAAAGGATCGTTTTGAACATGTaacttttcgaaaaatcaATCTTTACGCGCTGTATATCATCGGCAAGCTTCAAAGTCACATgagctgttaaaaaaaaataaatctttcaagATCGACCGGCATTTGATGATTAAAACTTCTGATACAGTGAAAGGATCATTTTGAACGTGCAACTTTTCGAAA
Above is a genomic segment from Linepithema humile isolate Giens D197 chromosome 6, Lhum_UNIL_v1.0, whole genome shotgun sequence containing:
- the Cep135 gene encoding centrosomal protein of 135 kDa isoform X5 — protein: MNGETEYNVATRYRTVRKHLDNLGYKHALSLDALPLIEALLADLIQTTDSFKHFKTIAQENIEECNRLQLTVDPYKCDNTRLVRECNQLHADLLEVKEVHQKQVRDLKKQIYKVEHECNDLQLASSRNIHKIKELEKESAAKSKKILELQGKCLKPTILNAGLAAKKRPCFPLRRPVLEAEPMPRPRSNSSLPKLNSVEPKIMNIMSMADHKMNCLSQEVTKLRGELLLQTETVETLEKQLTTKEKEIIRLRKMLEGGRSYAAVTKDCICKKMEKKSGAVHDIMELNEVRTLQQAKLELEQQLKEALNKQHDAMSQAMKLATRNEELEKELKDIDHVALAVEADCNSTVKENNRRVCRLQEKLEDVMTQVHILERELTVERREVQELRADLEACRLEKHNIQRTLESTLDEKKQMSDRINQLTIIEKSLNDEIERLTKTNECQRQDINQLQSTNKILEQMRMKNIVQTNEGDNQTQRKVKGEKNDQNKGIKTLKKKIASKNHNSEKYEINHHSMAKDAEVKKDTNNFDMQKQIDEADLKILSLQQSIQRLEAERDHYRKEYINCRDEQRRLSDKNNADLWTRIYELKRELGDKEQALSKAQLEKEEFYHQKEDLEARLQTYKNQQRQTYAPCIPCSLCKPACICTCVTGSPISTGDLSATKTMFERLERERDTARADVQRLIEERDALRERLEMMSETHTSEQLRLKESLVEAENRLKRVEKERQDLLVTQGTRRVTINGLEDQLGDVQEELHRTKQELMAQRTQYFQLRTLQDQTDQALGDVQGQLSQAESELNKAMDRNKSVEQQQAQSNDQIKELKQEINTLRSSMTHLDQEKDRLLVALDEKTEKIAALERELVHKDQQADGMQQQIRDLQHKNEICVDQSAEQERQLRSLQLELETLQRQFEAASADRENAIQENRKLQDDLAAVTCEVRNLQRDLETSRAECYDLKRQLQTYVSEVRRAEELLNRKENERTEMLNHFRSLSLEATVLENNNHSLESEAAEARGALQTARHQILDLERQLADRDCLIKGYETQISNLTQSVASMETQLRQQLDQRHRAEADLMAVRDLCVKLDQQKDTLAEQLGDKDTVKAHYEAQLSRLKTEHSVIQEQVTRDRVTVERLETLLDQARQESIDAQAANQELQNEIARLKQKVSELQSKLSSESAELRQYQNQAAEYSRQISELRRQVTNERFDRARKEEETRRSLNSSPDSFNVDLNVVI
- the Cep135 gene encoding centrosomal protein of 135 kDa isoform X2, with translation METTWYRTVRKHLDNLGYKHALSLDALPLIEALLADLIQTTDSFKHFKTIAQENIEECNRLQLTVDPYKCDNTRLVRECNQLHADLLEVKEVHQKQVRDLKKQIYKVEHECNDLQLASSRNIHKIKELEKESAAKSKKILELQGKCLKPTILNAGLAAKKRPCFPLRRPVLEAEPMPRPRSNSSLPKLNSVEPKIMNIMSMADHKMNCLSQEVTKLRGELLLQTETVETLEKQLTTKEKEIIRLRKMLEGGRSYAAVTKDCICKKMEKKSGAVHDIMELNEVRTLQQAKLELEQQLKEALNKQHDAMSQAMKLATRNEELEKELKDIDHVALAVEADCNSTVKENNRRVCRLQEKLEDVMTQVHILERELTVERREVQELRADLEACRLEKHNIQRTLESTLDEKKQMSDRINQLTIIEKSLNDEIERLTKTNECQRQDINQLQSTNKILEQMRMKNIVQTNEGDNQTQRKVKGEKNDQNKGIKTLKKKIASKNHNSEKYEINHHSMAKDAEVKKDTNNFDMQKQIDEADLKILSLQQSIQRLEAERDHYRKEYINCRDEQRRLSDKNNADLWTRIYELKRELGDKEQALSKAQLEKEEFYHQKEDLEARLQTYKNQQRQTYAPCIPCSLCKPACICTCVTGSPISTGDLSATKTMFERLERERDTARADVQRLIEERDALRERLEMMSETHTSEQLRLKESLVEAENRLKRVEKERQDLLVTQGTRRVTINGLEDQLGDVQEELHRTKQELMAQRTQYFQLRTLQDQTDQALGDVQGQLSQAESELNKAMDRNKSVEQQQAQSNDQIKELKQEINTLRSSMTHLDQEKDRLLVALDEKTEKIAALERELVHKDQQADGMQQQIRDLQHKNEICVDQSAEQERQLRSLQLELETLQRQFEAASADRENAIQENRKLQDDLAAVTCEVRNLQRDLETSRAECYDLKRQLQTYVSEVRRAEELLNRKENERTEMLNHFRSLSLEATVLENNNHSLESEAAEARGALQTARHQILDLERQLADRDCLIKGYETQISNLTQSVASMETQLRQQLDQRHRAEADLMAVRDLCVKLDQQKDTLAEQLGDKDTVKAHYEAQLSRLKTEHSVIQEQVTRDRVTVERLETLLDQARQESIDAQAANQELQNEIARLKQKVSELQSKLSSESAELRQYQNQAAEYSRQISELRRQVTNERFDRARKEEETRRSFEESATLFQQNSPQDRTALPWPDVPNDDSLASTSRQIDWLKKPYTAIPKQMCVRDLNQVESTSRDDRATLLSLQCRCSFGKRTPPNFVLCPGASSAQRKSTDKTDENSNFP